A window of Numida meleagris isolate 19003 breed g44 Domestic line unplaced genomic scaffold, NumMel1.0 unplaced_Scaffold322, whole genome shotgun sequence contains these coding sequences:
- the FARSA gene encoding phenylalanine--tRNA ligase alpha subunit isoform X4, with product MGVLSWQEAQGSLTAKGEREPRRIVGLGIMSSEIKAPRPMTSLIGLITSQSPRIALRPHSLRRPERGSSRRTQDGAAHSSSSAEKEHFRVTAVAFPAVAMSPSVAELLLQRLERTPPGPEGGLCSLEAATALGLDHQTLVGAVKSLQALGKVIEAETRATTRWELSAEGAEGLLQSDAMKLPGAQALTHRAVRQVDAVQDTVQNSLRQVQEGNGNSLSERERTDLKKRKLLLEVTLKSYWIRKGSAFSTAVVRQETDLTPEMIATGSWRKLPFKAYNFSALGLPPTCGHLHPLLKVRSQLRQIFLEMGFTEMPTDNFVESSFWNFDALFQPQQHPARDQHDTFFLQDPAEAPELPTSYMARVKKVHSQGGYGSQGYKYEWKVEEARKNLLRTHTTSASARALYHLAHQGKFTPVKYFSIDRVFRNESLDATHLAEFHQVEGVVADRGLTLGHLMGILHQFFTKLGISKLRFKPAYNPYTEPSMEVFSYHEGLKKWVEVGNSGVFRPELLLPMGLPESVSVIAWGLSLERPTMIKYGINNIRELVGHRVNLQMIYDSPLCRLDA from the exons ATGGGGGTGCTGTCATGGCAGGAGGCCCAGGGATCCCTAACTGCAAAGGGAGAACGGGAACCTCGGAGGATCGTGGGCCTCGGGATAATGAGCTCCGAGATAAAAGCCCCGCGCCCCATGACGTCACTCATCGGCCTCATTACGTCACAGTCCCCTCGTATCGCCCTGCGGCCCCATTCTCTCCGCCGCCCCGAGCGCGGCTCCTCTCGCCGCACTCAAGATGGCGCCGCCCatagcagcagctctgcagagaaggagcaCTTCCGGGTAACCGCGGTAGCATTTCCGGCCGTCGCGATGTCGCCCAGCGTGGCCGAGCTGCTCCTCCAGCGCCTGGAGCGGACGCCGCCGGGCCCCGAGGGCGGCTTGTGCAGCCTGGAGGCGGCCACCGCGCTCGGCCTCGACCATCAGACGCTCGTGGGAGCCGTCAAGAGCCTACAGGCGCTCGGGAAG GTGATCGAGGCAGAAACGCGGGCAACCACACGCTGGGAGCTGAGTGCCGAGGGCGCCGAA GGGCTGCTCCAGAGTGACGCCATG AAGCTGCCCGGCGCCCAG GCTCTGACTCACCGGGCGGTGCGGCAGGTGGACGCAGTGCAGGACACGGTGCAGAACAGCCTGCGGCAGGTCCAGGAAGGCAATGGCAACAGTCTGTCTGAGCGCGAGCGCACTgatctgaagaaaaggaaactgctgCTAGAAGT CACTCTCAAGTCCTACTGGATCCGCAAGGGCAGCGCCTTCAGCACAGCCGTGGTGCGACAGGAGACTGACCTGACACCGGAGATGATTGCCAC gggCTCCTGGCGGAAGCTCCCCTTCAAGGCCTACAACTTCTCAGCACTGGGGCTGCCGCCCACCTGCGGCCACCTGCACCCCCTGCTCAAGGTGCGCTCACAGCTCCGCCAAATCTTCCTGGAGATGGG GTTCACGGAGATGCCTACAGACAACTTTGTGGAGAGCTCTTTCTGGAACTTCGATGCCCTCTTCcaaccccagcagcacccagcccgAGACCAGCACGACACCTTCTTCCTGCAGG ACCCTGCTGAAGCCCCTGAGCTGCCCACCAGCTACATGGCCAGGGTGAAGAAGGTTCACTCTCAGGGAGGCTATGGTTCACAGGG GTACAAGTACGAGTGGAAGGTGGAGGAAGCACGGAAGAACCTGCTGCGCACACACACCACATCTGCCAGCGCCCGTGCGCTGTACCACCTGGCTCACCAG GGTAAGTTCACCCCTGTGAAATACTTCTCCATCGACCGGGTCTTCCGCAATGAGAGCCTGGACGCCACGCACCTCGCCGAGTTCCACCAGGTGGAGGGGGTAGTGGCTGACCGCGGGCTCACTCTGGGCCACCTGATGGGCATCCTCCATCAGTTCTTCACCAAGCTAG GCATCAGCAAGCTGCGTTTCAAGCCAGCCTATAACCCCTATACGGAACCCAGCATGGAGGTCTTCAGCTACCACGAGG GGCTGAAGAAGTGGGTGGAGGTGGGGAACTCAGGCGTTTTCcgccctgagctgctgctgcccatggggcTGCCAGAGAGTGTCTCCGTCATCGCCTGGGGGCTCTCACTGGAGCG CCCTACCATGATCAAGTACGGCATCAACAACATCCGGGAGCTGGTGGGGCACCGCGTCAACCTGCAGATGATCTATGACAGCCCCCTGTGCCGCCTCGACGCCTGA
- the FARSA gene encoding phenylalanine--tRNA ligase alpha subunit isoform X3 produces the protein MGVLSWQEAQGSLTAKGEREPRRIVGLGIMSSEIKAPRPMTSLIGLITSQSPRIALRPHSLRRPERGSSRRTQDGAAHSSSSAEKEHFRVTAVAFPAVAMSPSVAELLLQRLERTPPGPEGGLCSLEAATALGLDHQTLVGAVKSLQALGKVIEAETRATTRWELSAEGAEVLRDGSPEVRLFHSVPTEGLLQSDAMKLPGAQALTHRAVRQVDAVQDTVQNSLRQVQEGNGNSLSERERTDLKKRKLLLEVTLKSYWIRKGSAFSTAVVRQETDLTPEMIATGSWRKLPFKAYNFSALGLPPTCGHLHPLLKVRSQLRQIFLEMGFTEMPTDNFVESSFWNFDALFQPQQHPARDQHDTFFLQDPAEAPELPTSYMARVKKVHSQGGYGSQGYKYEWKVEEARKNLLRTHTTSASARALYHLAHQGKFTPVKYFSIDRVFRNESLDATHLAEFHQVEGVVADRGLTLGHLMGILHQFFTKLGISKLRFKPAYNPYTEPSMEVFSYHEGLKKWVEVGNSGVFRPELLLPMGLPESVSVIAWGLSLERPTMIKYGINNIRELVGHRVNLQMIYDSPLCRLDA, from the exons ATGGGGGTGCTGTCATGGCAGGAGGCCCAGGGATCCCTAACTGCAAAGGGAGAACGGGAACCTCGGAGGATCGTGGGCCTCGGGATAATGAGCTCCGAGATAAAAGCCCCGCGCCCCATGACGTCACTCATCGGCCTCATTACGTCACAGTCCCCTCGTATCGCCCTGCGGCCCCATTCTCTCCGCCGCCCCGAGCGCGGCTCCTCTCGCCGCACTCAAGATGGCGCCGCCCatagcagcagctctgcagagaaggagcaCTTCCGGGTAACCGCGGTAGCATTTCCGGCCGTCGCGATGTCGCCCAGCGTGGCCGAGCTGCTCCTCCAGCGCCTGGAGCGGACGCCGCCGGGCCCCGAGGGCGGCTTGTGCAGCCTGGAGGCGGCCACCGCGCTCGGCCTCGACCATCAGACGCTCGTGGGAGCCGTCAAGAGCCTACAGGCGCTCGGGAAG GTGATCGAGGCAGAAACGCGGGCAACCACACGCTGGGAGCTGAGTGCCGAGGGCGCCGAAGTGCTGCGGGACGGCAGCCCCGAGGTGCGGCTCTTCCACAGTGTCCCCACCGAGGGGCTGCTCCAGAGTGACGCCATG AAGCTGCCCGGCGCCCAG GCTCTGACTCACCGGGCGGTGCGGCAGGTGGACGCAGTGCAGGACACGGTGCAGAACAGCCTGCGGCAGGTCCAGGAAGGCAATGGCAACAGTCTGTCTGAGCGCGAGCGCACTgatctgaagaaaaggaaactgctgCTAGAAGT CACTCTCAAGTCCTACTGGATCCGCAAGGGCAGCGCCTTCAGCACAGCCGTGGTGCGACAGGAGACTGACCTGACACCGGAGATGATTGCCAC gggCTCCTGGCGGAAGCTCCCCTTCAAGGCCTACAACTTCTCAGCACTGGGGCTGCCGCCCACCTGCGGCCACCTGCACCCCCTGCTCAAGGTGCGCTCACAGCTCCGCCAAATCTTCCTGGAGATGGG GTTCACGGAGATGCCTACAGACAACTTTGTGGAGAGCTCTTTCTGGAACTTCGATGCCCTCTTCcaaccccagcagcacccagcccgAGACCAGCACGACACCTTCTTCCTGCAGG ACCCTGCTGAAGCCCCTGAGCTGCCCACCAGCTACATGGCCAGGGTGAAGAAGGTTCACTCTCAGGGAGGCTATGGTTCACAGGG GTACAAGTACGAGTGGAAGGTGGAGGAAGCACGGAAGAACCTGCTGCGCACACACACCACATCTGCCAGCGCCCGTGCGCTGTACCACCTGGCTCACCAG GGTAAGTTCACCCCTGTGAAATACTTCTCCATCGACCGGGTCTTCCGCAATGAGAGCCTGGACGCCACGCACCTCGCCGAGTTCCACCAGGTGGAGGGGGTAGTGGCTGACCGCGGGCTCACTCTGGGCCACCTGATGGGCATCCTCCATCAGTTCTTCACCAAGCTAG GCATCAGCAAGCTGCGTTTCAAGCCAGCCTATAACCCCTATACGGAACCCAGCATGGAGGTCTTCAGCTACCACGAGG GGCTGAAGAAGTGGGTGGAGGTGGGGAACTCAGGCGTTTTCcgccctgagctgctgctgcccatggggcTGCCAGAGAGTGTCTCCGTCATCGCCTGGGGGCTCTCACTGGAGCG CCCTACCATGATCAAGTACGGCATCAACAACATCCGGGAGCTGGTGGGGCACCGCGTCAACCTGCAGATGATCTATGACAGCCCCCTGTGCCGCCTCGACGCCTGA
- the FARSA gene encoding phenylalanine--tRNA ligase alpha subunit isoform X1 has protein sequence MGVLSWQEAQGSLTAKGEREPRRIVGLGIMSSEIKAPRPMTSLIGLITSQSPRIALRPHSLRRPERGSSRRTQDGAAHSSSSAEKEHFRVTAVAFPAVAMSPSVAELLLQRLERTPPGPEGGLCSLEAATALGLDHQTLVGAVKSLQALGKVIEAETRATTRWELSAEGAEVLRDGSPEVRLFHSVPTEGLLQSDAMKLPGAQVGFSKAMANKWLRLNKGAPGGPRIFRAVDAVQDTVQNSLRQVQEGNGNSLSERERTDLKKRKLLLEVTLKSYWIRKGSAFSTAVVRQETDLTPEMIATGSWRKLPFKAYNFSALGLPPTCGHLHPLLKVRSQLRQIFLEMGFTEMPTDNFVESSFWNFDALFQPQQHPARDQHDTFFLQDPAEAPELPTSYMARVKKVHSQGGYGSQGYKYEWKVEEARKNLLRTHTTSASARALYHLAHQGKFTPVKYFSIDRVFRNESLDATHLAEFHQVEGVVADRGLTLGHLMGILHQFFTKLGISKLRFKPAYNPYTEPSMEVFSYHEGLKKWVEVGNSGVFRPELLLPMGLPESVSVIAWGLSLERPTMIKYGINNIRELVGHRVNLQMIYDSPLCRLDA, from the exons ATGGGGGTGCTGTCATGGCAGGAGGCCCAGGGATCCCTAACTGCAAAGGGAGAACGGGAACCTCGGAGGATCGTGGGCCTCGGGATAATGAGCTCCGAGATAAAAGCCCCGCGCCCCATGACGTCACTCATCGGCCTCATTACGTCACAGTCCCCTCGTATCGCCCTGCGGCCCCATTCTCTCCGCCGCCCCGAGCGCGGCTCCTCTCGCCGCACTCAAGATGGCGCCGCCCatagcagcagctctgcagagaaggagcaCTTCCGGGTAACCGCGGTAGCATTTCCGGCCGTCGCGATGTCGCCCAGCGTGGCCGAGCTGCTCCTCCAGCGCCTGGAGCGGACGCCGCCGGGCCCCGAGGGCGGCTTGTGCAGCCTGGAGGCGGCCACCGCGCTCGGCCTCGACCATCAGACGCTCGTGGGAGCCGTCAAGAGCCTACAGGCGCTCGGGAAG GTGATCGAGGCAGAAACGCGGGCAACCACACGCTGGGAGCTGAGTGCCGAGGGCGCCGAAGTGCTGCGGGACGGCAGCCCCGAGGTGCGGCTCTTCCACAGTGTCCCCACCGAGGGGCTGCTCCAGAGTGACGCCATG AAGCTGCCCGGCGCCCAGGTGGGCTTCAGCAAGGCCATGGCCAACAAGTGGCTGCGCCTCAACAAGGGGGCACCCGGCGGCCCCCGTATTTTCCGTGCC GTGGACGCAGTGCAGGACACGGTGCAGAACAGCCTGCGGCAGGTCCAGGAAGGCAATGGCAACAGTCTGTCTGAGCGCGAGCGCACTgatctgaagaaaaggaaactgctgCTAGAAGT CACTCTCAAGTCCTACTGGATCCGCAAGGGCAGCGCCTTCAGCACAGCCGTGGTGCGACAGGAGACTGACCTGACACCGGAGATGATTGCCAC gggCTCCTGGCGGAAGCTCCCCTTCAAGGCCTACAACTTCTCAGCACTGGGGCTGCCGCCCACCTGCGGCCACCTGCACCCCCTGCTCAAGGTGCGCTCACAGCTCCGCCAAATCTTCCTGGAGATGGG GTTCACGGAGATGCCTACAGACAACTTTGTGGAGAGCTCTTTCTGGAACTTCGATGCCCTCTTCcaaccccagcagcacccagcccgAGACCAGCACGACACCTTCTTCCTGCAGG ACCCTGCTGAAGCCCCTGAGCTGCCCACCAGCTACATGGCCAGGGTGAAGAAGGTTCACTCTCAGGGAGGCTATGGTTCACAGGG GTACAAGTACGAGTGGAAGGTGGAGGAAGCACGGAAGAACCTGCTGCGCACACACACCACATCTGCCAGCGCCCGTGCGCTGTACCACCTGGCTCACCAG GGTAAGTTCACCCCTGTGAAATACTTCTCCATCGACCGGGTCTTCCGCAATGAGAGCCTGGACGCCACGCACCTCGCCGAGTTCCACCAGGTGGAGGGGGTAGTGGCTGACCGCGGGCTCACTCTGGGCCACCTGATGGGCATCCTCCATCAGTTCTTCACCAAGCTAG GCATCAGCAAGCTGCGTTTCAAGCCAGCCTATAACCCCTATACGGAACCCAGCATGGAGGTCTTCAGCTACCACGAGG GGCTGAAGAAGTGGGTGGAGGTGGGGAACTCAGGCGTTTTCcgccctgagctgctgctgcccatggggcTGCCAGAGAGTGTCTCCGTCATCGCCTGGGGGCTCTCACTGGAGCG CCCTACCATGATCAAGTACGGCATCAACAACATCCGGGAGCTGGTGGGGCACCGCGTCAACCTGCAGATGATCTATGACAGCCCCCTGTGCCGCCTCGACGCCTGA
- the FARSA gene encoding phenylalanine--tRNA ligase alpha subunit isoform X2, protein MGVLSWQEAQGSLTAKGEREPRRIVGLGIMSSEIKAPRPMTSLIGLITSQSPRIALRPHSLRRPERGSSRRTQDGAAHSSSSAEKEHFRVTAVAFPAVAMSPSVAELLLQRLERTPPGPEGGLCSLEAATALGLDHQTLVGAVKSLQALGKVIEAETRATTRWELSAEGAEGLLQSDAMKLPGAQVGFSKAMANKWLRLNKGAPGGPRIFRAVDAVQDTVQNSLRQVQEGNGNSLSERERTDLKKRKLLLEVTLKSYWIRKGSAFSTAVVRQETDLTPEMIATGSWRKLPFKAYNFSALGLPPTCGHLHPLLKVRSQLRQIFLEMGFTEMPTDNFVESSFWNFDALFQPQQHPARDQHDTFFLQDPAEAPELPTSYMARVKKVHSQGGYGSQGYKYEWKVEEARKNLLRTHTTSASARALYHLAHQGKFTPVKYFSIDRVFRNESLDATHLAEFHQVEGVVADRGLTLGHLMGILHQFFTKLGISKLRFKPAYNPYTEPSMEVFSYHEGLKKWVEVGNSGVFRPELLLPMGLPESVSVIAWGLSLERPTMIKYGINNIRELVGHRVNLQMIYDSPLCRLDA, encoded by the exons ATGGGGGTGCTGTCATGGCAGGAGGCCCAGGGATCCCTAACTGCAAAGGGAGAACGGGAACCTCGGAGGATCGTGGGCCTCGGGATAATGAGCTCCGAGATAAAAGCCCCGCGCCCCATGACGTCACTCATCGGCCTCATTACGTCACAGTCCCCTCGTATCGCCCTGCGGCCCCATTCTCTCCGCCGCCCCGAGCGCGGCTCCTCTCGCCGCACTCAAGATGGCGCCGCCCatagcagcagctctgcagagaaggagcaCTTCCGGGTAACCGCGGTAGCATTTCCGGCCGTCGCGATGTCGCCCAGCGTGGCCGAGCTGCTCCTCCAGCGCCTGGAGCGGACGCCGCCGGGCCCCGAGGGCGGCTTGTGCAGCCTGGAGGCGGCCACCGCGCTCGGCCTCGACCATCAGACGCTCGTGGGAGCCGTCAAGAGCCTACAGGCGCTCGGGAAG GTGATCGAGGCAGAAACGCGGGCAACCACACGCTGGGAGCTGAGTGCCGAGGGCGCCGAA GGGCTGCTCCAGAGTGACGCCATG AAGCTGCCCGGCGCCCAGGTGGGCTTCAGCAAGGCCATGGCCAACAAGTGGCTGCGCCTCAACAAGGGGGCACCCGGCGGCCCCCGTATTTTCCGTGCC GTGGACGCAGTGCAGGACACGGTGCAGAACAGCCTGCGGCAGGTCCAGGAAGGCAATGGCAACAGTCTGTCTGAGCGCGAGCGCACTgatctgaagaaaaggaaactgctgCTAGAAGT CACTCTCAAGTCCTACTGGATCCGCAAGGGCAGCGCCTTCAGCACAGCCGTGGTGCGACAGGAGACTGACCTGACACCGGAGATGATTGCCAC gggCTCCTGGCGGAAGCTCCCCTTCAAGGCCTACAACTTCTCAGCACTGGGGCTGCCGCCCACCTGCGGCCACCTGCACCCCCTGCTCAAGGTGCGCTCACAGCTCCGCCAAATCTTCCTGGAGATGGG GTTCACGGAGATGCCTACAGACAACTTTGTGGAGAGCTCTTTCTGGAACTTCGATGCCCTCTTCcaaccccagcagcacccagcccgAGACCAGCACGACACCTTCTTCCTGCAGG ACCCTGCTGAAGCCCCTGAGCTGCCCACCAGCTACATGGCCAGGGTGAAGAAGGTTCACTCTCAGGGAGGCTATGGTTCACAGGG GTACAAGTACGAGTGGAAGGTGGAGGAAGCACGGAAGAACCTGCTGCGCACACACACCACATCTGCCAGCGCCCGTGCGCTGTACCACCTGGCTCACCAG GGTAAGTTCACCCCTGTGAAATACTTCTCCATCGACCGGGTCTTCCGCAATGAGAGCCTGGACGCCACGCACCTCGCCGAGTTCCACCAGGTGGAGGGGGTAGTGGCTGACCGCGGGCTCACTCTGGGCCACCTGATGGGCATCCTCCATCAGTTCTTCACCAAGCTAG GCATCAGCAAGCTGCGTTTCAAGCCAGCCTATAACCCCTATACGGAACCCAGCATGGAGGTCTTCAGCTACCACGAGG GGCTGAAGAAGTGGGTGGAGGTGGGGAACTCAGGCGTTTTCcgccctgagctgctgctgcccatggggcTGCCAGAGAGTGTCTCCGTCATCGCCTGGGGGCTCTCACTGGAGCG CCCTACCATGATCAAGTACGGCATCAACAACATCCGGGAGCTGGTGGGGCACCGCGTCAACCTGCAGATGATCTATGACAGCCCCCTGTGCCGCCTCGACGCCTGA